The following are from one region of the Stigmatella ashevillena genome:
- a CDS encoding ABC transporter permease, producing MRPKNFWPLVALAALLVFNLLFTTGFARIEFRDGRLFGTLVDIFQNGAPVMLLAVGMTLVIALGGIDLSVGSVMALSGAVAALLMTEHGLSVPMGVLAALGVALLVGAINGALVSYASIQPIIVTLVTLVMGRGLAQTLTQDQKVRFEIPAFEFIGNGTVLGLPFPVLLVAAVALGVSLLLRKTATGLYIEAMGGNPQAARLCGLRVHVIRLMAYMACALCAGSAGLIAAADIKEADVANAGLYLELDAILAVVLGGTSLSGGRANLVGSLIGATFIQTLTIMLQMRGVITEHTLIIKAIVALSVCFMQTPSFERMVRRFRPAEGT from the coding sequence ATGCGCCCTAAAAACTTCTGGCCGCTGGTGGCGCTGGCGGCGCTGCTGGTCTTCAACCTCCTGTTCACCACGGGCTTTGCCCGGATCGAGTTCAGGGACGGCCGGCTCTTCGGAACGCTCGTGGACATCTTCCAGAACGGCGCTCCGGTCATGCTCCTCGCGGTCGGGATGACGCTGGTGATTGCCCTGGGAGGGATCGATCTGTCGGTCGGCTCGGTGATGGCGCTCTCCGGAGCGGTCGCCGCGCTGCTGATGACGGAACACGGACTGTCCGTTCCAATGGGCGTGTTGGCCGCGCTGGGCGTGGCCTTGCTCGTGGGGGCCATCAATGGCGCCCTGGTCAGCTACGCGAGCATTCAACCCATCATCGTGACCCTGGTGACCCTGGTGATGGGGCGAGGGCTGGCTCAAACGCTCACCCAGGACCAGAAGGTCCGCTTCGAGATTCCGGCGTTCGAGTTCATCGGGAATGGGACGGTGCTGGGCCTGCCCTTTCCGGTCCTTCTGGTGGCCGCGGTCGCCCTGGGGGTCAGCCTGCTGTTGCGCAAGACCGCGACGGGCCTCTACATCGAGGCCATGGGCGGCAATCCGCAAGCGGCCCGGCTGTGTGGCCTGCGCGTGCATGTGATTCGGCTGATGGCCTACATGGCGTGCGCGCTGTGCGCCGGGTCGGCCGGGCTCATCGCCGCCGCGGACATCAAGGAGGCCGACGTCGCCAACGCCGGGCTCTACCTGGAGCTGGACGCCATCCTGGCCGTCGTGCTCGGAGGCACCAGCCTGAGCGGAGGCCGGGCCAACCTCGTCGGCTCGCTCATCGGCGCCACCTTCATCCAGACGCTCACCATCATGCTCCAGATGCGCGGGGTCATCACCGAGCACACGCTCATCATCAAGGCCATCGTGGCGCTCTCCGTGTGCTTCATGCAGACGCCTTCTTTTGAGCGCATGGTGCGGCGCTTCCGGCCCGCGGAGGGCACGTGA
- a CDS encoding family 43 glycosylhydrolase has protein sequence MGLWLTVLAVLSATACSEDEAPPDPPPTEEPPPPTVNTKSYTNPLRATIPGGGLVENCPDPTIIRGQQPGDTAWYIYCTMDPLNAQDKDSEGKLKQHLIPTLKSMDLVEWTYAGDAFSAPPDWAQPGTDLWAPEIEYFGGKYHLYYSVVDTKAGGYAIGVATSEGPLGPWTHAAQPVVEPHEPPCCGGERRWTIDPEVITDAEGARYIYYGSYYGGVSVRRLSEDGLTSDPYTQVEVTVANRYEATSIIPHDGYYYLLASSTDCCVGPLTGYSVFAGRSRSPYGPFVDREGIRLTDARVGGTPVLGLNGNRWVGTGHTTVLTDSGGQQWLLYHAVDRDHPYLGTEPGQERFTQRFLLMDALDWVDGWPTVRGGLWASDTEQPAPATQPNEISRYKMVAAKEAEPGAAIASASDEFDGATLSGQWTWIRPPSANDFGLGQGGLRMNTQAADLHGGNNTASVLTEPVPSGDYLVETKLTLNLPPVSCCHNFVQAGLVIHGDDDHYVKLVHFSFWETRQIAFAKESPAPGPDLPFYGETFGGPATETVWLRIVRRAQGSQELYTAYSSINGTSWTRAGTWMHQLGPSARIGLVSMSGAGFTATFDYVRVYGLKE, from the coding sequence ATGGGACTGTGGCTGACGGTGCTCGCGGTGCTGAGCGCCACGGCCTGTTCGGAGGATGAAGCACCACCGGATCCTCCGCCCACGGAAGAGCCGCCCCCACCCACCGTCAACACAAAGAGTTACACCAATCCCCTGCGGGCCACGATTCCTGGGGGAGGCCTGGTCGAAAATTGCCCAGATCCCACCATCATCCGCGGACAGCAACCGGGTGATACCGCCTGGTACATCTACTGCACGATGGACCCGCTGAACGCTCAGGACAAAGACAGTGAGGGCAAACTCAAGCAGCACCTGATCCCCACCCTGAAGTCCATGGATCTCGTGGAGTGGACCTACGCGGGAGATGCCTTCTCCGCTCCACCAGATTGGGCTCAGCCCGGAACGGATCTCTGGGCGCCCGAGATCGAATACTTCGGCGGGAAGTATCACCTGTATTACTCGGTGGTCGACACGAAGGCGGGCGGCTATGCGATTGGGGTCGCCACCAGCGAGGGGCCCCTCGGCCCCTGGACCCATGCGGCGCAACCGGTCGTGGAACCGCACGAGCCCCCCTGCTGTGGGGGGGAGCGCCGCTGGACGATCGATCCCGAGGTCATCACCGATGCGGAGGGTGCCCGGTATATTTATTACGGCAGCTACTACGGCGGCGTCTCCGTGCGGCGGCTCTCTGAGGATGGGCTGACGTCGGATCCGTACACCCAGGTGGAGGTCACCGTCGCCAACCGCTACGAGGCCACCAGCATCATCCCGCACGATGGGTATTACTACCTGCTGGCCTCGTCCACGGACTGCTGCGTAGGCCCCCTCACGGGCTACAGCGTCTTCGCCGGGCGATCTCGGAGCCCCTATGGCCCCTTCGTGGATCGCGAGGGGATTCGCCTCACCGACGCCCGGGTGGGCGGCACACCCGTGCTGGGGCTCAATGGCAACCGCTGGGTGGGGACCGGCCACACCACCGTCCTGACGGACTCGGGGGGCCAGCAGTGGCTGCTGTATCACGCCGTGGACCGCGACCACCCCTACCTGGGCACGGAGCCCGGCCAGGAGCGCTTCACCCAGCGCTTTCTCTTGATGGATGCGCTGGATTGGGTGGACGGGTGGCCCACCGTGCGCGGAGGCCTGTGGGCGTCCGACACCGAGCAGCCCGCCCCCGCCACCCAGCCCAACGAGATCAGCCGCTACAAGATGGTGGCCGCGAAGGAAGCGGAGCCCGGGGCCGCCATTGCCTCGGCTTCCGACGAGTTCGACGGTGCCACGCTGAGCGGACAGTGGACCTGGATCCGCCCGCCGTCCGCGAATGACTTCGGACTGGGGCAGGGCGGCCTCCGGATGAACACCCAGGCCGCGGATCTCCACGGAGGCAACAACACGGCCTCGGTGCTCACCGAGCCCGTGCCCAGCGGGGACTACCTCGTCGAGACGAAGTTGACGCTGAACCTGCCCCCGGTGAGCTGCTGCCATAACTTCGTCCAGGCCGGGCTCGTCATCCACGGGGATGACGACCACTACGTGAAGCTGGTCCACTTCTCCTTCTGGGAGACGCGGCAGATCGCCTTTGCCAAGGAATCTCCGGCGCCGGGCCCGGACCTGCCCTTCTATGGGGAGACCTTTGGAGGTCCTGCCACCGAAACGGTCTGGCTGCGGATCGTCCGGCGTGCCCAGGGCAGCCAGGAATTGTACACCGCTTACTCCAGCATCAATGGTACGTCGTGGACCCGGGCGGGGACGTGGATGCACCAACTGGGGCCCAGTGCTCGGATTGGGCTGGTATCGATGTCGGGCGCAGGCTTTACCGCAACTTTTGACTATGTCCGTGTCTACGGACTCAAGGAATAA
- a CDS encoding sugar ABC transporter ATP-binding protein codes for MSTEPLLVAQGVEKRFPGVHALAGVNFEVRAGEVHTLMGQNGAGKSTLIKILTGVYARDGGTITFEGRDFRPTSPGEAQRQGISTTYQELSLIPTLTVAENLCLGRAPRRWYGIDWRAMRRKAEEVLATFDLRIDVTQPLGTLSAAVQQLVAIARAVQTEARVIIMDEPTSSLDAHETELLLGIITRLKARGLGIVFVTHFLDQVYRVSDRITVLRNGTFVGTYEAAQLSRLELVSQMLGKVPEEVEPALREHSSTSRPAVVSAQGLERRGFQAFDLTIHEGEVVGFAGLLGSGRTEAARLLFGADHARSGTVNGSVPKSPRHAIAQGMAFLPEDRKAEGIFPDLSVRENIAIVVQRKLGFTLSRAQQDALAQEFVTKLGIKTPSIEQPIRLLSGGNQQKVILARWLAYQPRLLILDEPTRGIDVGAKGEIERLIQQLSQKGLAVLFISAALEEVLRLSHRIAVFRDRKKIQELTQTTLPEVMQVIAGEETHAP; via the coding sequence GTGAGTACTGAGCCCCTTCTCGTCGCCCAGGGCGTCGAGAAGCGCTTCCCCGGAGTTCACGCCCTCGCGGGCGTGAACTTCGAGGTGAGGGCAGGCGAGGTGCATACCCTGATGGGGCAGAATGGCGCCGGCAAGTCGACGCTCATCAAGATCCTCACGGGCGTCTATGCCCGCGACGGTGGGACCATCACCTTCGAGGGCCGCGACTTCCGCCCCACCTCGCCCGGAGAGGCCCAACGGCAGGGCATCAGCACCACCTACCAGGAACTCAGCCTCATCCCGACGCTCACGGTCGCGGAGAACCTGTGTCTCGGCCGGGCTCCCCGCCGCTGGTATGGCATTGACTGGCGCGCCATGCGGCGCAAGGCCGAGGAGGTCCTCGCGACCTTTGATCTGCGGATCGACGTCACCCAGCCGCTGGGAACCCTGTCGGCCGCCGTGCAGCAGCTCGTCGCGATCGCCCGGGCGGTGCAGACCGAGGCCCGGGTCATCATCATGGATGAGCCGACCTCGAGCCTCGATGCCCACGAGACGGAGCTCCTGCTGGGCATCATCACCCGGCTCAAGGCCCGGGGGCTGGGCATCGTCTTCGTCACGCACTTCCTCGATCAGGTCTACCGGGTGAGTGACCGGATCACCGTTCTTCGCAACGGAACCTTCGTGGGGACCTACGAGGCCGCCCAGCTCTCGCGTCTGGAGTTGGTCTCCCAGATGCTGGGCAAAGTCCCCGAGGAAGTGGAGCCCGCGCTTCGAGAGCACTCGAGCACCTCACGCCCCGCCGTCGTCTCCGCCCAAGGCCTGGAGCGCCGGGGCTTCCAGGCGTTCGATCTGACGATCCACGAGGGAGAGGTGGTCGGCTTCGCGGGCCTGCTCGGCTCGGGAAGAACGGAGGCCGCCCGCCTGCTCTTCGGGGCCGACCACGCCCGGAGCGGGACGGTCAACGGCTCGGTGCCCAAGAGCCCGCGCCATGCCATCGCGCAGGGCATGGCGTTCCTGCCCGAGGACCGGAAGGCCGAGGGCATCTTTCCCGACCTCTCGGTGCGGGAGAACATCGCCATCGTCGTCCAACGCAAGCTGGGCTTCACCTTGTCGCGCGCCCAGCAGGACGCGCTGGCCCAGGAGTTCGTGACGAAGCTGGGCATCAAGACGCCGTCCATCGAGCAGCCCATCCGGCTGCTCAGCGGCGGCAACCAGCAGAAGGTCATCCTCGCCCGGTGGCTCGCCTATCAGCCGAGGTTGCTCATCCTCGACGAGCCGACCCGTGGCATCGATGTCGGGGCCAAGGGGGAGATCGAACGCCTTATCCAACAGCTCTCCCAGAAGGGGCTCGCGGTGCTCTTCATCTCCGCCGCGCTGGAGGAGGTCCTCCGGCTCTCTCACCGCATCGCGGTCTTCCGGGACCGGAAGAAGATCCAGGAACTCACCCAGACAACCCTTCCGGAGGTCATGCAAGTCATCGCCGGTGAGGAGACCCATGCGCCCTAA
- a CDS encoding ABC transporter substrate-binding protein → MKWMMALALVALVGCKQQPAESAQQPSGGTTPPAAKKLSVGFSQVGAESAWRTAETKSIRSEGEKRGVDLKFADAQGKQASQIQALTSFIAQKVDVIVLAPVVETGWEVVLTQAKEAKIPVILVDRGIKVSDESLYTTLIASDFVEEGRMAAEWLAKKTNGKANIYELQGSTGAAPAIDRKKGFEEVLQKYPDMKILKSQSADFTRAKGKEVMEAFIKSDREQIQAVYAHNDDMALGAIQALDEAGMNPGKDVTLISIDGVKGAFEAMVAGKLSATVECNPLLGPLVFDTINKVRAGESVPKFIQSKDQLFEQANAAQVISTREY, encoded by the coding sequence ATGAAATGGATGATGGCATTGGCCCTCGTGGCCCTGGTGGGCTGTAAGCAGCAACCGGCCGAGTCCGCCCAGCAACCCTCTGGAGGAACGACCCCTCCCGCGGCCAAGAAGCTCTCCGTGGGCTTCTCGCAGGTGGGCGCCGAGAGCGCCTGGCGCACGGCGGAGACGAAGTCCATCCGGAGCGAGGGAGAGAAGCGCGGCGTGGACCTCAAGTTCGCGGACGCGCAGGGCAAGCAGGCCAGCCAGATCCAGGCGCTCACGTCCTTCATCGCGCAGAAGGTGGACGTCATCGTCCTGGCCCCGGTCGTCGAGACGGGCTGGGAGGTCGTCCTCACGCAGGCCAAGGAGGCCAAGATCCCGGTCATCCTCGTCGATCGCGGCATCAAGGTGAGCGACGAGAGCCTCTACACCACGCTCATCGCCAGCGACTTCGTGGAGGAGGGCCGGATGGCGGCCGAGTGGCTCGCGAAGAAGACCAACGGCAAGGCCAACATCTACGAGCTTCAGGGCTCCACGGGGGCCGCCCCGGCCATTGACCGGAAGAAGGGCTTCGAGGAAGTCCTCCAGAAGTACCCGGACATGAAGATCCTCAAGAGCCAGAGCGCCGACTTCACCCGCGCCAAGGGCAAGGAAGTGATGGAGGCCTTCATCAAGTCGGACCGCGAGCAGATCCAGGCCGTCTACGCCCACAACGATGACATGGCCCTGGGCGCCATTCAGGCGCTCGACGAGGCCGGCATGAACCCCGGCAAGGACGTCACCCTCATCTCCATCGATGGGGTGAAGGGCGCCTTCGAGGCGATGGTCGCTGGCAAGCTCAGCGCCACCGTCGAGTGCAACCCGCTGCTGGGGCCCCTGGTGTTCGACACGATCAACAAGGTCCGTGCCGGTGAGTCCGTGCCGAAGTTCATCCAGAGCAAGGACCAGCTCTTCGAGCAGGCGAACGCAGCGCAGGTCATCAGCACCCGTGAGTACTGA